DNA from Krasilnikovia cinnamomea:
CGACTTGCGGTTCGCAGCCTGGTTCTTGTGGATGACGCCCTTGCTGACGGCCTTGTCCAGCTGGCGGGAGGCGTCACGCAGCAGCGCGGTCGCCGTCTCGGCGTTGCCGGCCTCGCTCGCCTCGTTCAGCTTGCGGATCACGGTCTTCAGCGACGACTTGACCGACTTGTTGCGCAGCCGGGCCTTTTCGTTCTGCCGGTTGCGCTTGATCTGGGACTTGATGTTCGCCACGCGACAGCCTTGTCCTGACTAGGTTCGGATGATGTCTCATGCGAGCGGTCACAGCAGCCGACAACGGCGCGTCACCACACGCGAGGAACCAGGTTACCAGCACCCCCGCAGCCCGCAAAAACGCCCGGGTCGTCCACCGCCGCCCGCCTACGCCCAGCCGCGCCGTGCCGCCAGCCAGGCCAGTGCCTGAGCGCCGCTGAACCGCTGGTGCTGGCGGCTGTGCGGGGACGCGCTGCTGGGCCCGCCGGCCGCCCGGACCAGCCAGTATCCGGCCAGCGCGGCCAGCGCCCCGTCGACGCCGCCGGGGGGTGCCTGCCAGGGCGCCAGCAGGGCGTCGGCGTCGAGGCCGCTCGCGTACGCGCTGACCAGCAGCGTCACGGTGTCGAACCACGGGGCGCCCAGGCACGGCCAGGTCCAGTCGCACAGCCAGGCGGCGCCCGTACGGTCGATGAGCACGTTGTCGACGCGCAGGTCGCCGTGCACCATCCCGGTGCCCGCCGCGAGCGCCGGCAGCGCCGCCTCGAGCCCCACCAGCTCACCGAGCCGCGCGGGCACCCACGCGGGGACCGGGGGCATCGCCTCGTGGCCGGCGGCGATCGCGTGCCACCAGGAGAACTCGGCGCGCAGGATCCCGTCCAGCGGTGGCAGCCCGACAGCGGACAGCTCCGCGGCCGGGGTGTGCAGCGCCGCCGCGGCCGCCGACCACGCGCGCAGGGCCGCCGCCAGCTCGGCCGGGGCCCACGGCAGGACCGGCACGTGCCCGTCGACCGGGTCGAGGCAGAGCACGAACCAGCCGGCCGCCGTGAGGGTCCAGCGCGGGCGTGCGGCGGGTACGCCGGGCGGCAGGGCGGCCGTGATCGCGGCCTCGCGGGCGTACCAGTCGGCGGTGGGGTCGGCCGTGGGGGCGGCCTTGACGAACCCGCGCGCGCCGGTCGCGGTGGTGACCAGAGCTGCGAACGCCGTGGTGAAGCCGCCACCGGCCGAGACCGCGGCCACCACCGGACCGCCCAGGCGGGCGCCGATCGCCTCGCGCACGGCCGCCGGCAGCGCGGACCAGTCCGGGCGGACGGCGGTGGCGCCGTACGGGACGTCAGGCAGCGAGACGGCACGCATGCCGACCATCCTGCCGGTGCCTGGCAAACGCCGAACCGACAATGTCGCACCCGGCTGGCAGCATCCCCGGCATGAGAACGGACGACTTCTGGGCGGTGATCGGCCGGGCGACCGCCGATCGGCCGGGCACACCCGAGGAGGTGGCCGAGCGTGCCGTGGCCGAGCTGGCCGCCCGCGAGCCGCAGGAGATCGTCGCCTGGGCCCGGCACCTCGACAAGGTGCTGGCCGCCTCCGCGACGGAGGACCTGTGGGCGGCGGCATATCTGATCAACGGCGGGTGCTCGGACGACGGCTTCGACCACTTCCGCGGCTGGCTGATCGCGCACGGCCGGGAGGCGCTGGCCCACGCCGTGCGGGCGCCGGATTCGCTGGCCGAGCTGCCCCCGGTGCGGGCCGCCGCGCACAACGGCGCCGTCTTCGAGGCGGAGGAGGTCCTGGCCGTCCCGGCCCGGGCGTACGAGCGGGCCACCGGCGGCGCGCTGCCACCGTCCCCGGCGCCGCCGGGGCGTCCGGATCCCGACCAGCTGTGGGACTTCGACGACGAGGACGAGATGCGCCGCCGCCTGCCACGGCTGTCCGCGCTGTTCCTGGAGCCGCCCGAGTAAGACGGCCCCAGGGCGCCGGGTGTAAGAGCCGGGTGGGACAGAGCTACGAGGCCAGGGGGCTGGCGTCCCGCCAGCGACGCCGTTTCGGGGCGGTGGCGTTCGGGGCGAGGTGGACCCGGTTCCGGCCGCCCCGCTTCGCCCGGTAGAGGGCCTCGTCCGCCTCGCTGAGCAGCTCGCGCTGGGTGCTGTCCGGGGTGGCCGCGGACACCCCGATGCTGATCGTGACCGGAAGCTCCCCGGTGAGCGGCTGCCACGGGTGCTCGGCGATGCTCTGGCGCAGCTCTTCCAGGCGGGTCACGGCCCGGCAGGGGTCGGTGCCGCGCACCACGAGGAGGAACTCCTCACCGCCGAGGCGGGCGGCGAAGCCGTCGGGGCCGGTCTCGACCGTGTCGAGCAGGCCCGCGACTGCGGTGAGCACCTGGTCGCCGGCCTCGTGCGAGAGGGTGTCGTTGATGCGCTTGAAGTGGTCGAGGTCGAGCAGCGCGATGGTGACGGGCGAGCCCTCCGCGGCGGCGCGGTGCAGCAGCGCCGGCAGGTGCTCGTCGACGTAGCGGCGGTTACGCAGGCCGGTGAGGGCGTCGCGGAGCGCCTGCTCACGGAACCACTCGGCCTGGCGGCGCGCCTCGGCCACCTCGAACATGACCTGCCGGTTGCGGGCCTGGACTTCGCGTTCGGCGCTGCTGAGGCGTTCCTGGGCGGCGTTGAAGTCACTCAGTGCGAGGTAGGCGCCCTTGTAGTCGCCGGCGGCCGCGTGGATCTCGGACAGCTCGAACAGGGCCTGGGCGGCGTTGTACGTCAGGGACAGCCGCTCGCTCTCCTGCTGGACCTGCGTGACCGTGCGCAGCGCCGCGGCCAGGTCGCCCTTGCGTCGTTGCACGAGCGCCAGGGTGAGCAGGAGATCCGTTTCGGCGTCGGCGTCCTGGGTGAGGTCCTCGCCGCTCAGGGCGTCGAGCGCGGCCAGCGCGGCCCGCTCCGCCGCATCGTGGTCGCCGCAGAGCGTCTCCACCCGCGCCACGGTGTCCAGTACCGAGAAGCCGAGCGGCATCCCGTGGGCCTGCGCGACCTCACGCAACCGTGCGAGCACGGCCCGGGCCTGCTCCCCGTTGCCCTCCTCGTACTCCGCGTACGCGTAGTTGTTGAGGGCCATGATCCGCTTGTACGGGTTGTCGGTCTCGATCGCGAGCCGGTCGGCCTCCTCGTACCGCTCGCGGGCGGCGTCGGGGGACCCGGTCCGGGCGAACGCGTCGCCGAGCTTGATCATGCAGGCGATCCGGATCGACACGGGGGTGGTGTCGTCCTGCGCGTTCACGCACTGCAGGCTGTGATCCAGGGAGGCGCCCATGTCGCCCATCGCCCGGTGCAGCCGGGCCAGCATGCGGTGGGCGCTGGCCGCCACCGGGCGGCGTTCGTGCGCGTCGGCCCAGGCCAGGACGTCGGAGAGGATCCGCGCCGACGCGGCGAGGTCACCGCGGTACTCGTGCATCGTCGCGCGCAGCAGCCGGGCGCGCCAGACCAGCTCGGTCTCGCCGTGCGCCTCGGCGGCGCCTTCGATCTCGACCGCGATGCGCTCGGTCGCGGCGACGTCGAAGTCGCCGTCGTCCTCGAACTGGTCGAGCATCCGGGCGGCCGCGGCGGGGTCGAACGGCGGGACGGGTTCCGCCTCCGGCACTGCGTTCATCTCTCTCCCTGTGGAGTCTCTCTCCCTGTGGAGTCCGGCTACGAGCTCCCTTTGGAGTCCGGCTACGAGGCCAGGCGGGGCGCGTCGCGCCAGCGCCGGCGCTTCGGCTCGATGGTGGCCGGGGCGACGCTGATCCGGTCCCGGCCGGCCCGCTTCGCCGTGTACAGCGCCGCGTCGGCCTCACCGAGCAGGCTGCTCTGGGTGCTGTCCGCGGTGGCCGCCGCGACGCCGATGCTGGTGGTGACGGGCAGGTCCCCGGTGATCGGCTGCCACGGGTACGCGGCGATCGTGCGGCGCAGCGCCTCCAGCCGGGCCAGCGCCCCGTCCGCGTCGGTGCCGCGCACCACCACCAGGAACTCCTCGCCGCCGAGCCGCGCGGTGAACCCGTCGGGGCCGGTCTCGACCGTGTCGAGCAGGCCGGCCACGGTGGTCAGCACCTGGTCGCCGGCCTCGTGCGAGAGGGTGTCGTTGACCCGCTTGAAGTGGTCCAGGTCGAGCAGGGCGATCGTCACGCGGGAGCCGTCGGCGGCGGCCCGGCGCAGCAGCGGGGGCAGGTGCTCGTCGACGTAGCGGCGGTTGTGCAGGCCGGTGAGGGCGTCGCGATGGGCCTGCTCGCGGAACCATTCGGCCTGCCGGCGCGCCTCGGCCACCTCGAACATCACCCGGCGGTTGCGCGCCTGGATCTCGTGCTGCGCGGAACTGAGCTGCTCCTGGGCGGCGTTGAACTCGCGTACGGCGCGGTAGGCGCGTTCGAAGTCGCCGCCGGCGGCGTGGATCTCGGCCAGCTCGGACAGGGCCTGGGCGGCGTTGGTCACCAGCGGGAGCCGCTCGCACCTGCGCTGTACCTCGGTGACGGTGCCCAGCGCGGCTTCGAGGTCACCGCTGCGCCGCTGCACCAGGGCGAGCGTGAGCAGCAGGTCCGTCTCGGCGTCCACCTCCCGTACGCGGTTCTCCCGCCGGAAGACGGCGATTGCGTCGTGGGCCGCCCGCAGCGCCGCGGGGAGATCGCCGCACAGCATCTCCACCCGGGCGACCGTGTCCAGCACGTTGGAGTTGAGTGGCTCGCCGTGCGCGTGCGCGACTTGGCGCAGCCGCGCGAGCACCTCGCGGGCGCCGGCTCCGTCGCCCGCCTCGTATTCGGTGTAGGCCCAGTTGTTGAGGGCGGCCATCTGCCGGGTCACGATGCCGTGTTCGGCCGCCAGCCGTTCGGCCTGGTCGTAGCGTTCCCGCGCGGCCGGGACGGACCCGGTCATGGCGAATGCGTCGGCAAGCTTGATCAGGCAGCCGATCCGGTTGGCGATCGGGATGGTGTCGTCCAGTGCGCTCACACACTGCAACGTGTGATCCAGCGTCGCGGCCAGGTCGCCCATCAGGTGGTACAGCCGGGCCAGCACGTGGTGGGCGCGGACCTGCACCCGCCGGCAGTCGTGAACCTTCGCCCAGTCCAGGGCGTCGGACAGGATTCGTACCGACTCGGCGGGCTCACCGCGGCATTCGAGCATGTCGGCGCGGAGCAGGCGGGCGCGCCAGAGCAGCTCGGTCTCACCGCTGGCCGCGGCGGCCGCCTCGTAGTGGGCCGCCAGCCGCTCGGCTTCAGCCAGATCGAAGTCGGAACTGTCCTCGTATTCGTCGAGTATCCGGTTCGCCTCGTCGCGATCGAACGGTGCCCGGACGCCGTCCCCGGGCGGCGGCGCGGCCACGTCGGCCGCCGGGTGCTGCTGCGGCACGCCGTTCATCTCGCCTCCCGATCTCGAGTCCCGGCGTACCGATCGACCAGAACCGGTCCGACCTGACCAGGAGGGTGAGCGACCGGGCGAAGCTCACCTGGCCGGGGGCGCCAGCGCGGCGGACGGGTCCGGGGGCGCAGGGCCGCGGGCCGGGTGTGGCCAAGCGCCGGCGCGGGGCGTGGGACGATAGGTGGCGGTCGGCGTGAGCGTTGACCGTCGCAGACGCATCCAGCTCGAGAAGAACGGACGATCGTGCCTGCACCGCTCGACCCCGTGAACGTCATCGGAGCGACCGACCCTGGCCGCATCCGTAACTTCTGCATCATCGCGCACATCGACCACGGCAAGTCGACACTGGCCGACCGCATGCTGCAGATCACCGGGGTGGTCGACCCACGCCAGATGCGCGCGCAGTATCTCGACCGGATGGACATCGAGCGTGAGCGCGGCATCACGATCAAGTCCCAGGCCGTACGCATGCCGTGGGTGGTCCGGGAGGGCGAGCAGCAGGGCGAGTCCGCGGTCCTCAACATGATCGACACCCCGGGCCACGTCGACTTCACATACGAGGTGTCGCGCAGTCTCGCCGCCTGCGAGGGGGCGGTCCTGCTGGTCGACGCCGCGCAGGGGATCGAGGCGCAGACGCTGGCCAACCTGTACCTGGCCATGGAGAACGACCTGCACGTCATCCCGGTGCTCAACAAGATCGACCTGCCGGCCGCCCAGCCCGAGAAGTACGCCGAGGAGCTGGCGAAGCTGATCGGCGTCGAGCCGAGCGACGTGCTGCGCGTCTCCGGCAAGACCGGGGTGGGCGTCGACCACCTGCTCGACGAGATCGTCCGCGAGTTCAAACCTCCGGTCGGGGACGCGGCCGCCCCGGCCCGCGCGATGATCTTCGACTCGGTGTACGACGTCTACCGCGGCGTGGTCACCTACGTCCGGGTGGTGGACGGCCGGATCGAGGCCCGCGACCGGATCAAGATGATGTCGACGGGCGCCGTGCACGAGCTGCTCGAGATCGGGGTGGTCTCACCCGAGATGGAGAAGGCCGGGGCGCTGGGCGTCGGCGAGGTGGGCTACCTGATCACCGGCGTGAAGGACGTGCGCCAGTCCCGGGTCGGCGACACTGTCACCGGCAACGCGCGTCCGGCCGCCGAGCCGTTGGGCGGCTACAAGGACCCGAAGCCGATGGTGTACTCGGGGCTGTACCCGATCGACGGCTCGGACTACCCGGCGCTGCGCGACGCGCTCGACAAGCTCAAGCTCAACGACGCGGCACTGACGTACGAGCCGGAGACCAGCGCGGCGCTGGGCTTCGGGTTCCGCTGCGGCTACCTGGGGCTGCTCCACCTGGAGATCATCGGGGAACGCCTGGAGCGCGAGTTCAACCTCGACCTCATCTCCACCGCACCGAACGTGGTCTACCGCGTCTACACCGAGGACGCGGTGGAGCACGTGGTCACCAACCCGAGCGAGTTCCCCACCGGCAAGATCGCCGAGATCCACGAGCCGGTCGTGCGTTCCACCGTGCTGGTGCCCAACGAGTACGTCGGCGCGGTCATGGAGCTGTGCCAGAGCCGCCGGGGCCAGATGCTCGGCATGGAGTACCTGTCCTCGGAGCGGGTCGAGCTGCGTTACACGCTGCCGCTCGCGGAGATCATCTTCGACTTCTTCGACCAGCTCAAGAGCAAGACCAAGGGCTACGCGTCGCTGGACTACGAGCCCTCGGGGGAACAGGTCGCCGACCTGGTCAAGGTGGACATCCTGCTGCACGGCGAGCCGGTCGACGCGTTCAGCGCCATCGTGCACAAGGACAAGGCCTACACGTACGGGGTCACGATCGCCTCGAAGCTGCAGAAGCTGATTCCGCGCCAGCAGTTCGAGGTGCCCATTCAGGCGGCGATCGGCAGCCGCGTCATCGCCCGCGAAACAATCCGGGCGATCCGCAAGGACGTGCTGGCCAAGTGCTACGGCGGTGACATCAGCCGCAAGCGCAAGCTGCTGGAGAAGCAGAAGGAAGGCAAGAAGCGGATGAAGATGGTCGGCCGGGTGGAGGTGCCCCAGGAGGCCTTCATCGCCGCGCTGTCGACGTCCGATTCGGTCGAATCGAAAGGCACCGGAAAGAAGTAACCCGGGTTTGGGCGGGGTGCGG
Protein-coding regions in this window:
- the rpsT gene encoding 30S ribosomal protein S20, with the protein product MANIKSQIKRNRQNEKARLRNKSVKSSLKTVIRKLNEASEAGNAETATALLRDASRQLDKAVSKGVIHKNQAANRKSAIAKRVASLSA
- a CDS encoding phosphotransferase produces the protein MRAVSLPDVPYGATAVRPDWSALPAAVREAIGARLGGPVVAAVSAGGGFTTAFAALVTTATGARGFVKAAPTADPTADWYAREAAITAALPPGVPAARPRWTLTAAGWFVLCLDPVDGHVPVLPWAPAELAAALRAWSAAAAALHTPAAELSAVGLPPLDGILRAEFSWWHAIAAGHEAMPPVPAWVPARLGELVGLEAALPALAAGTGMVHGDLRVDNVLIDRTGAAWLCDWTWPCLGAPWFDTVTLLVSAYASGLDADALLAPWQAPPGGVDGALAALAGYWLVRAAGGPSSASPHSRQHQRFSGAQALAWLAARRGWA
- a CDS encoding DUF4240 domain-containing protein, yielding MRTDDFWAVIGRATADRPGTPEEVAERAVAELAAREPQEIVAWARHLDKVLAASATEDLWAAAYLINGGCSDDGFDHFRGWLIAHGREALAHAVRAPDSLAELPPVRAAAHNGAVFEAEEVLAVPARAYERATGGALPPSPAPPGRPDPDQLWDFDDEDEMRRRLPRLSALFLEPPE
- a CDS encoding tetratricopeptide repeat-containing diguanylate cyclase; the encoded protein is MNAVPEAEPVPPFDPAAAARMLDQFEDDGDFDVAATERIAVEIEGAAEAHGETELVWRARLLRATMHEYRGDLAASARILSDVLAWADAHERRPVAASAHRMLARLHRAMGDMGASLDHSLQCVNAQDDTTPVSIRIACMIKLGDAFARTGSPDAARERYEEADRLAIETDNPYKRIMALNNYAYAEYEEGNGEQARAVLARLREVAQAHGMPLGFSVLDTVARVETLCGDHDAAERAALAALDALSGEDLTQDADAETDLLLTLALVQRRKGDLAAALRTVTQVQQESERLSLTYNAAQALFELSEIHAAAGDYKGAYLALSDFNAAQERLSSAEREVQARNRQVMFEVAEARRQAEWFREQALRDALTGLRNRRYVDEHLPALLHRAAAEGSPVTIALLDLDHFKRINDTLSHEAGDQVLTAVAGLLDTVETGPDGFAARLGGEEFLLVVRGTDPCRAVTRLEELRQSIAEHPWQPLTGELPVTISIGVSAATPDSTQRELLSEADEALYRAKRGGRNRVHLAPNATAPKRRRWRDASPLAS
- a CDS encoding tetratricopeptide repeat-containing diguanylate cyclase yields the protein MNGVPQQHPAADVAAPPPGDGVRAPFDRDEANRILDEYEDSSDFDLAEAERLAAHYEAAAAASGETELLWRARLLRADMLECRGEPAESVRILSDALDWAKVHDCRRVQVRAHHVLARLYHLMGDLAATLDHTLQCVSALDDTIPIANRIGCLIKLADAFAMTGSVPAARERYDQAERLAAEHGIVTRQMAALNNWAYTEYEAGDGAGAREVLARLRQVAHAHGEPLNSNVLDTVARVEMLCGDLPAALRAAHDAIAVFRRENRVREVDAETDLLLTLALVQRRSGDLEAALGTVTEVQRRCERLPLVTNAAQALSELAEIHAAGGDFERAYRAVREFNAAQEQLSSAQHEIQARNRRVMFEVAEARRQAEWFREQAHRDALTGLHNRRYVDEHLPPLLRRAAADGSRVTIALLDLDHFKRVNDTLSHEAGDQVLTTVAGLLDTVETGPDGFTARLGGEEFLVVVRGTDADGALARLEALRRTIAAYPWQPITGDLPVTTSIGVAAATADSTQSSLLGEADAALYTAKRAGRDRISVAPATIEPKRRRWRDAPRLAS
- the lepA gene encoding translation elongation factor 4; this encodes MPAPLDPVNVIGATDPGRIRNFCIIAHIDHGKSTLADRMLQITGVVDPRQMRAQYLDRMDIERERGITIKSQAVRMPWVVREGEQQGESAVLNMIDTPGHVDFTYEVSRSLAACEGAVLLVDAAQGIEAQTLANLYLAMENDLHVIPVLNKIDLPAAQPEKYAEELAKLIGVEPSDVLRVSGKTGVGVDHLLDEIVREFKPPVGDAAAPARAMIFDSVYDVYRGVVTYVRVVDGRIEARDRIKMMSTGAVHELLEIGVVSPEMEKAGALGVGEVGYLITGVKDVRQSRVGDTVTGNARPAAEPLGGYKDPKPMVYSGLYPIDGSDYPALRDALDKLKLNDAALTYEPETSAALGFGFRCGYLGLLHLEIIGERLEREFNLDLISTAPNVVYRVYTEDAVEHVVTNPSEFPTGKIAEIHEPVVRSTVLVPNEYVGAVMELCQSRRGQMLGMEYLSSERVELRYTLPLAEIIFDFFDQLKSKTKGYASLDYEPSGEQVADLVKVDILLHGEPVDAFSAIVHKDKAYTYGVTIASKLQKLIPRQQFEVPIQAAIGSRVIARETIRAIRKDVLAKCYGGDISRKRKLLEKQKEGKKRMKMVGRVEVPQEAFIAALSTSDSVESKGTGKK